The proteins below are encoded in one region of Casimicrobium huifangae:
- the asnB gene encoding asparagine synthase (glutamine-hydrolyzing) has protein sequence MCGIAGIYAYSASAPSVDRAEVRSIRDHMASRGPDGQGEWFSDDGRLALGHRRLAIIDVSERGAQPMQSADGQLVITFNGEIYNYRELRRQLERLGHVFRSDSDTEVLLHLYQAKGTGMLQDLRGMYAFALWDAHKQALLLARDPFGIKPLYYTPTHTGATRSNGTLRFASQVKALLAGGHADTAPEPAGHAGFFLWGSVPAPFTLYRGIRALPAGHCLWVGAQGAAEPQPFSRITDILAHAAANPAQGSVGDALDAIGAAVRSSIAAHHVADVPVGMFLSAGIDSALITALSSAHGERPHTLTLAFAEYVGTPNDESPLAEQLAAQLGTRHAAVMVRKEDFIEQREQLLAAMDQPSIDGVNTWFVSQAATLQGINVALSGLGGDELFASYPSFADLPRIRNLARPFSRWPGLSKGRRQLSLPLLIRITSPKYAGLVASSSNSCGTRCRHIPCRTATSALCWAGVSGLNLPIRALTARALPT, from the coding sequence ATGTGCGGCATAGCGGGCATCTATGCCTACAGCGCGTCAGCGCCGTCGGTTGACCGCGCGGAGGTGCGCAGCATCCGGGATCACATGGCCTCGCGCGGGCCGGATGGCCAGGGCGAATGGTTCTCCGACGACGGCCGCCTGGCCCTGGGCCATCGTCGCCTGGCCATCATCGACGTGAGCGAACGCGGCGCGCAGCCCATGCAGAGCGCCGACGGCCAGCTGGTCATCACCTTCAACGGCGAGATCTACAACTACCGCGAGCTCCGCCGCCAGCTGGAGCGCCTGGGCCACGTCTTCCGTTCAGACTCCGACACCGAGGTCCTGCTCCACCTGTACCAGGCCAAAGGCACGGGCATGCTGCAAGACCTGCGCGGCATGTATGCCTTTGCGTTGTGGGACGCGCACAAACAAGCCCTGCTGCTCGCGCGCGACCCGTTCGGCATCAAACCGCTGTACTACACGCCCACCCACACCGGCGCAACCCGCAGCAACGGCACCCTGCGCTTCGCCTCCCAGGTCAAGGCCTTGCTGGCCGGCGGCCACGCCGACACCGCGCCCGAGCCCGCCGGGCACGCCGGTTTCTTTTTGTGGGGCAGCGTGCCGGCCCCGTTCACCCTGTATCGCGGCATCCGCGCGCTGCCGGCCGGGCACTGCCTGTGGGTGGGCGCGCAGGGCGCCGCCGAGCCCCAGCCCTTCAGCCGCATCACCGACATCCTGGCCCACGCCGCCGCCAACCCGGCCCAGGGCAGCGTGGGCGACGCGCTGGACGCCATTGGCGCGGCCGTGCGCAGCAGCATCGCCGCACACCACGTGGCCGACGTGCCCGTGGGCATGTTCCTCTCGGCCGGCATCGATTCAGCGTTGATTACCGCGCTCTCCAGCGCGCATGGCGAGCGCCCGCACACGCTGACGCTGGCCTTTGCCGAATATGTGGGCACACCCAACGACGAATCGCCCCTGGCCGAGCAGCTGGCCGCCCAGCTGGGCACGCGCCACGCCGCGGTGATGGTGCGTAAGGAAGACTTCATCGAGCAGCGCGAGCAGCTGCTGGCCGCCATGGACCAGCCCAGCATCGACGGCGTGAACACCTGGTTCGTCTCGCAGGCGGCCACCTTGCAGGGCATCAATGTGGCGCTGTCAGGCCTGGGGGGCGACGAGCTGTTTGCCTCGTACCCCAGCTTTGCCGATCTGCCGCGCATCCGCAACCTGGCGCGCCCGTTTTCGCGCTGGCCCGGCCTCAGCAAAGGCCGGCGCCAGTTGTCGCTGCCTTTGCTGATCCGTATTACATCGCCCAAATACGCCGGTCTGGTGGCAAGTTCATCTAATTCCTGCGGGACTAGGTGTCGGCACATTCCATGCCGTACCGCGACATCCGCGCTCTGCTGGGCGGGCGTTTCAGGATTGAACTTGCCGATTCGTGCTCTTACTGCTCGGGCGTTGCCAACATGA
- a CDS encoding UDP-glucuronic acid decarboxylase family protein: MRQYNPSQRILVTGGAGFLGSHLCERLIARGHDVLCVDNFFTGTKQNVAHLLGNPHFELMRHDVTFPLFVEVDQIYNLACPASPVHYQHDPVQTTKTSVHGAINMLGLAKRLGAKIFQASTSEVYGDPSVHPQPEAYWGHVNPIGLRSCYDEGKRCAETLFFDYHRQHQLQIKVARIFNTYGPRMHPNDGRVVSNFIVQALKGEDITIYGDGQQTRSFCYVSDLIDGILRLMATGADFTGPVNLGNPDEFTMRQLAELVIQITGSRSQLVFRPLPADDPRQRRPDIRLATDRLGWSPSVALRDGLQLTVAYFDRLLACASITPDEAHSG, from the coding sequence ATGCGTCAATACAACCCTTCTCAGCGCATCCTGGTTACCGGCGGAGCCGGCTTTTTGGGCAGCCATCTATGCGAAAGGCTGATTGCACGGGGGCATGACGTGCTTTGTGTTGACAATTTCTTCACGGGCACCAAGCAAAACGTGGCCCATTTGCTCGGGAACCCGCACTTTGAGCTGATGCGGCACGACGTCACGTTTCCTTTGTTTGTTGAGGTCGACCAGATTTACAACCTCGCGTGCCCGGCCAGCCCCGTGCACTATCAGCACGATCCGGTGCAGACCACGAAGACAAGCGTTCATGGAGCGATCAATATGCTCGGGCTTGCCAAGCGCTTGGGGGCGAAGATTTTTCAGGCATCTACCAGCGAGGTGTACGGCGATCCGTCAGTGCATCCGCAACCCGAGGCTTACTGGGGCCATGTCAACCCGATTGGTCTGCGCAGTTGCTACGACGAGGGCAAGCGCTGCGCCGAGACGCTGTTCTTTGACTACCATCGCCAGCATCAATTGCAGATCAAGGTGGCCCGCATTTTCAACACCTATGGCCCGCGCATGCACCCTAACGATGGGCGCGTGGTTAGTAATTTCATCGTGCAGGCGCTGAAAGGGGAGGACATCACCATCTACGGTGATGGGCAGCAAACACGCAGCTTCTGCTACGTCAGCGATCTCATTGACGGGATACTACGCCTGATGGCCACGGGGGCGGATTTCACCGGGCCGGTCAATCTGGGCAATCCGGACGAATTCACCATGCGGCAACTGGCCGAGCTGGTCATTCAGATCACCGGCAGCCGGTCGCAGCTCGTGTTCCGTCCATTGCCTGCAGACGACCCACGCCAGCGGCGACCCGACATCCGGCTGGCTACGGATCGTCTCGGGTGGTCGCCGAGTGTGGCGTTACGCGACGGACTGCAATTGACCGTTGCCTACTTTGATCGCCTGCTTGCGTGCGCCTCGATCACCCCTGATGAAGCGCACAGCGGGTAG